A genomic stretch from Caulobacter sp. FWC2 includes:
- a CDS encoding PaaI family thioesterase, with amino-acid sequence MDDTIPEGFGPHVRKSPLTDPWEPLYARQASDRLVLGVRVRPEHCNSRNMPHGGFLAALADNAMGLSLGVNLAAARQPVGGLVTVSLTVDYLGSAKLGQWLAFDTDFVKLGRSICFAEATVRADGAPIARARATFKVLEAKATA; translated from the coding sequence ATGGACGACACGATTCCCGAGGGCTTCGGCCCTCATGTCCGCAAGAGCCCGCTGACCGATCCCTGGGAGCCGCTCTATGCCCGCCAGGCCTCGGACCGGCTGGTGCTGGGTGTCCGCGTGCGGCCAGAGCACTGCAATTCGCGGAACATGCCGCACGGCGGCTTCCTGGCGGCGCTGGCCGACAACGCCATGGGACTGTCGCTGGGCGTGAACCTGGCCGCCGCGCGACAGCCGGTGGGCGGTCTCGTGACCGTGTCGCTGACCGTGGACTATCTGGGCTCGGCCAAACTCGGGCAGTGGCTCGCGTTCGACACCGACTTCGTCAAGCTGGGTCGCTCGATCTGCTTCGCCGAGGCGACGGTGCGCGCGGACGGGGCTCCCATCGCGCGCGCCCGTGCAACCTTCAAGGTGCTTGAGGCTAAAGCCACCGCTTAA